From Cellulosimicrobium sp. ES-005, one genomic window encodes:
- a CDS encoding siderophore-interacting protein: protein MSTTTAPAPRRARPQTVLEVLETAWLSPHLVRVVAGGEGFAAFTTNEHTDKYVKIIFAKPELGLEPPYDVAALRETLAPEDLPVTRTYTVRWVDEAAQRLAIDFVVHGDEGLAGPWAARAKPGDRIVFSGPGGGYAPDPDADWHLLAGDDSALPAIAAALEAMPRDAVGHAVLEVGTEADRLPLEAPDGVEVTWVLRGDAPAGTTTLLPDAVADLAWREGRVHVFAHGEREAMKALRRVFAERGVPRADLSLSGYWAYGRAEDRFQAEKREPVGKIFED, encoded by the coding sequence ATGTCGACCACCACCGCGCCCGCGCCGCGGCGCGCCCGCCCCCAGACCGTCCTCGAGGTCCTCGAGACCGCGTGGCTCTCCCCGCACCTCGTGCGGGTCGTGGCAGGGGGCGAGGGGTTCGCCGCGTTCACCACGAACGAGCACACCGACAAGTACGTCAAGATCATCTTCGCCAAGCCCGAGCTCGGGCTGGAGCCGCCCTACGACGTCGCGGCGCTGCGCGAGACGCTCGCGCCCGAGGACCTGCCCGTGACCCGCACATACACGGTGCGGTGGGTCGACGAGGCGGCGCAGCGCCTCGCGATCGACTTCGTCGTGCACGGCGACGAGGGCCTCGCCGGGCCGTGGGCCGCGCGCGCGAAGCCCGGCGACCGCATCGTCTTCTCCGGCCCCGGCGGCGGGTACGCGCCCGACCCCGACGCCGACTGGCACCTGCTCGCGGGCGACGACTCCGCGCTCCCCGCGATCGCCGCCGCGCTCGAGGCCATGCCGCGCGACGCCGTCGGGCACGCCGTGCTGGAGGTCGGCACCGAGGCGGACCGGCTCCCGCTCGAGGCGCCCGACGGCGTCGAGGTCACCTGGGTGCTGCGCGGCGACGCGCCCGCCGGGACGACGACGCTCCTGCCCGACGCCGTCGCCGACCTCGCGTGGCGCGAGGGCCGCGTGCACGTCTTCGCGCACGGCGAGCGCGAGGCCATGAAGGCCCTGCGCCGCGTGTTCGCGGAGCGCGGCGTCCCCCGCGCCGACCTGTCGCTCTCCGGCTACTGGGCCTACGGCCGCGCGGAGGACCGCTTCCAGGCGGAGAAGCGCGAGCCCGTCGGCAAGATCTTCGAGGACTGA
- a CDS encoding AAA family ATPase, which translates to MYEIARELNIESAEILKYLTSIGEFARSASSTVADPVVRRIYQNYGASQESATEVSLTERPSVTPATTYTWQANPVKEPTREDVLRKVAKLESTFPEARAHKKMLQALGSQFVHAEMIRTPDGRESGFALARFSGAIEAAFGLTREVAFFYSPYHDLQIRSFVLAKDRIVKLKREVTPDLIFFSAPDERITVKLKDWSKLQFTAVPLPQNLGPEPIALISQLRDYIYARDLFYETTPVSGQNFFGRKTLLQELRDDIVNQRASGLFGLRKSGKTSILLKLAETLESEHLLPIFVDLETLPSPPVDPSPDFMREVASRISSALQSRDVDAGQLDAVASQPTVSSFKTALDRAVRQLSDKHVTLVLLLDEIEFLTPSDQVDTQEGEYPGVAQVLASLRAVAQSSDNFTFILSGLTNHILENGRLYGRPNPLFSWAKARYLGPFSRLEADELATGIGARMGIEIQEGALEALHDASGGHAYLYRNLASEVVATLPMDTYRRVMRKADVLHRLIPWQRGVAGNVEEMLNHLARYYPTESVLLEALKEYPRDFAEIARDEDRAIHHLISLGLIRENSGTFELSVLLELK; encoded by the coding sequence GTGTACGAGATCGCACGCGAACTCAACATCGAATCTGCGGAAATTCTTAAGTATCTAACCAGCATCGGCGAGTTCGCGCGCTCTGCGTCGAGCACGGTAGCCGACCCGGTCGTCAGACGCATCTACCAGAACTATGGCGCCAGCCAAGAATCCGCCACCGAAGTGAGTCTGACGGAGCGACCCAGCGTGACCCCTGCGACGACATATACGTGGCAGGCAAACCCAGTTAAGGAGCCCACGAGGGAAGACGTTCTCCGGAAGGTAGCAAAACTAGAGTCGACATTCCCCGAGGCAAGAGCGCACAAGAAGATGCTGCAAGCGCTCGGTTCGCAATTTGTGCACGCGGAGATGATCCGAACTCCCGATGGACGCGAGTCAGGTTTTGCACTTGCACGATTCAGCGGAGCAATTGAGGCCGCCTTTGGGCTCACGCGCGAAGTCGCATTCTTCTATTCTCCGTACCACGATCTGCAAATTCGATCCTTCGTGCTCGCCAAAGATCGGATCGTAAAGCTAAAGCGCGAGGTCACCCCCGATTTGATCTTCTTCAGCGCGCCCGATGAACGGATCACAGTCAAGCTAAAGGACTGGTCCAAACTCCAGTTCACTGCAGTCCCTTTGCCGCAAAATTTGGGACCCGAGCCGATCGCCCTCATTTCGCAACTCCGCGATTACATCTACGCCCGCGACCTGTTCTATGAGACGACACCAGTGAGCGGACAGAACTTCTTCGGGCGAAAGACCTTGCTCCAAGAACTTCGAGACGACATCGTAAATCAGCGGGCTTCCGGACTATTTGGCCTTCGGAAGAGTGGCAAGACAAGCATCCTTCTCAAGCTGGCCGAGACGCTCGAGTCTGAGCATCTACTTCCGATCTTCGTCGACCTGGAGACACTTCCCTCGCCGCCGGTCGATCCGAGTCCCGATTTTATGCGCGAAGTTGCCTCGCGCATCTCGTCCGCACTCCAATCTCGAGACGTGGATGCCGGGCAGTTGGATGCCGTGGCTTCGCAACCGACAGTTAGCTCGTTTAAAACTGCGCTCGATCGCGCCGTTCGCCAGTTGTCAGACAAACACGTCACGCTCGTCCTCCTGCTCGACGAGATCGAATTCCTAACTCCTTCCGACCAGGTCGACACTCAAGAAGGCGAGTACCCAGGCGTCGCCCAGGTGCTCGCTAGCCTTCGCGCGGTTGCACAGTCAAGCGACAATTTCACATTTATACTCTCCGGGCTAACCAACCATATTCTAGAGAACGGGCGCCTGTACGGCCGGCCAAATCCGCTCTTCTCCTGGGCGAAGGCGCGATACCTGGGGCCCTTCTCCCGGCTAGAAGCCGACGAGCTCGCTACCGGAATTGGCGCGCGAATGGGCATCGAAATCCAGGAGGGTGCGCTAGAGGCACTTCACGACGCGTCCGGTGGGCACGCGTACCTCTATCGTAACCTCGCATCGGAGGTCGTCGCCACACTTCCGATGGATACATACCGCCGCGTCATGCGTAAAGCCGATGTATTGCATCGCCTCATCCCATGGCAGCGCGGCGTTGCGGGAAACGTCGAGGAGATGCTAAACCATCTCGCGCGGTATTACCCGACAGAAAGCGTGCTGCTAGAGGCACTTAAGGAGTACCCCAGAGATTTTGCGGAGATCGCCCGCGACGAGGATCGCGCGATTCATCACCTTATCAGCCTGGGTCTTATCCGTGAGAACTCCGGCACCTTCGAATTGAGCGTCCTATTGGAGTTGAAGTGA
- a CDS encoding carbohydrate-binding domain-containing protein, which translates to MRIRRPLTTLAAAAAAAVLASCSVLGSSATTDTASTDTNATTTASVVSDAVAGLTPDEARAGNTEVTVDDADLAYDASSAVTVALDGDTATADGDGVTVDGSAVTITAPGTYVLSGTLEGQVVVDTAEDGLVQLVLDGADITATTNAAVTVQDAEKVAVILADGSTSSLTDAETYSAQDADGEPDGALFSTADLVIGGDGALSVTSHGNDGIVSQDGLVIAGGDLTVDAGDDGIRGKDYLVVTGGTLDVTAAKDGLKSTEDGDETLGFVDVRGGSIAVASGDDGVQAVTDVIVSGGTLAVTAAGGAGATVAEDASAKGLKGDVGVVVGDDASVTVDAADDALHSNGSVSVSGGTVELSSGDDGVHADGDVTVSGGDLAVTTSVEGIEGAAITISGGDVDVTASDDGLNATIGSTADDTATGTDGATSADGATDGDASAGSTGGDAAAGSAPDGNALASADGTMPEPPDGAAAGGTPPEMPSDGQMPEPPQGGELPDGTEMPPGGPGGAGGGMGGGMDTDDGSTLTISGGTLTVDAGGDGIDSNGSLTVTGGEIVVQGPTNDGNGALDVNGTFTISGGSLVAAGSAGMVVVPSTDSEQGWLAADVSASAGDTVTVTTADGTVLTEYAVTKDTANVVVSTPDVTAGETYTVTTPAGAVTAVAGEWTGGGMGGRTGGGRPGTQDGTTTQDGTTES; encoded by the coding sequence ATGCGCATCCGCCGACCCCTGACCACCCTGGCCGCCGCCGCGGCGGCCGCCGTCCTCGCGAGCTGCTCCGTGCTGGGGAGCAGCGCGACCACCGACACCGCCTCGACCGACACGAACGCGACGACCACCGCGAGCGTCGTCTCGGACGCCGTCGCCGGGCTGACCCCCGACGAGGCCCGCGCCGGCAACACCGAGGTGACGGTGGACGACGCCGATCTCGCGTACGACGCGTCCTCCGCGGTGACCGTCGCGCTGGACGGCGACACCGCCACGGCGGACGGCGACGGCGTGACCGTCGACGGCTCGGCCGTCACGATCACCGCCCCCGGCACGTACGTGCTCAGCGGCACGCTGGAAGGGCAGGTCGTCGTGGACACCGCGGAGGACGGGCTCGTCCAGCTCGTCCTCGACGGTGCGGACATCACCGCGACGACGAACGCCGCCGTGACCGTGCAGGACGCGGAGAAGGTCGCCGTGATCCTCGCCGACGGCTCCACCAGCAGCCTCACCGACGCCGAGACGTACTCCGCCCAGGACGCCGACGGCGAGCCCGACGGCGCGCTGTTCTCGACGGCCGACCTCGTGATCGGCGGCGACGGCGCGCTCAGCGTGACGTCGCACGGGAACGACGGCATCGTCTCCCAGGACGGGCTCGTCATCGCGGGCGGTGACCTCACCGTCGACGCGGGCGACGACGGGATCCGCGGCAAGGACTACCTCGTCGTCACGGGCGGCACCCTCGACGTCACCGCCGCGAAGGACGGGCTCAAGTCGACCGAGGACGGCGACGAGACCCTCGGGTTCGTCGATGTGCGCGGCGGGTCGATCGCCGTCGCGTCGGGCGACGACGGCGTGCAGGCGGTCACCGACGTCATCGTCTCCGGCGGGACGCTGGCCGTGACCGCCGCGGGCGGCGCCGGCGCGACCGTCGCCGAGGACGCCTCCGCGAAGGGCCTCAAGGGCGACGTCGGCGTCGTGGTCGGTGACGACGCGTCGGTCACGGTCGACGCCGCCGACGACGCGCTGCACTCGAACGGCTCCGTGTCCGTCTCGGGCGGGACGGTCGAGCTGTCGTCGGGCGACGACGGCGTGCACGCCGACGGCGACGTCACCGTCTCGGGTGGGGACCTCGCCGTCACGACGTCCGTCGAGGGCATCGAGGGCGCGGCCATCACGATCTCGGGCGGCGACGTCGACGTGACGGCGAGCGACGACGGCCTCAACGCGACCATCGGCTCGACCGCCGACGACACGGCGACCGGGACCGACGGCGCGACGAGTGCCGACGGCGCGACGGACGGCGACGCCTCGGCCGGCTCCACGGGCGGCGACGCCGCGGCCGGGTCGGCGCCTGACGGGAACGCGCTCGCGTCCGCGGACGGCACGATGCCCGAGCCTCCGGACGGCGCCGCGGCCGGCGGCACGCCGCCGGAGATGCCGTCCGACGGCCAGATGCCGGAGCCCCCGCAGGGCGGCGAGCTCCCCGACGGCACGGAGATGCCCCCGGGCGGCCCCGGTGGCGCGGGCGGCGGCATGGGTGGCGGCATGGACACCGACGACGGCTCGACGCTGACGATCTCCGGCGGCACCCTCACCGTCGACGCGGGCGGCGACGGGATCGACTCGAACGGCTCGCTCACCGTCACGGGCGGCGAGATTGTCGTCCAGGGTCCGACGAACGACGGCAACGGCGCTCTGGACGTCAACGGCACGTTCACGATCAGCGGCGGCTCGCTCGTCGCGGCGGGCAGCGCGGGCATGGTCGTCGTGCCGTCGACCGACTCGGAGCAGGGCTGGCTCGCGGCGGACGTGTCCGCGAGCGCCGGCGACACCGTCACCGTCACGACCGCCGACGGCACCGTCCTCACGGAGTACGCAGTCACCAAGGACACCGCGAACGTCGTCGTCTCCACTCCCGACGTGACGGCCGGCGAGACCTACACGGTGACCACCCCCGCGGGCGCGGTGACCGCCGTCGCGGGCGAGTGGACCGGCGGCGGCATGGGCGGCCGGACCGGCGGGGGTCGCCCGGGCACCCAGGACGGCACCACGACCCAGGACGGCACCACCGAGTCCTGA
- a CDS encoding iron-siderophore ABC transporter substrate-binding protein, with protein sequence MHRTTLRRALAATSALAVLTLAACSSGDGSGDAAPSGSASADGAADAFPVTIPTAFGDVEIPEAPERVVALGWGDAETALALGVQPVGASDWLAFGGDGVGPWLDGAYDESPEIIGTLEPSYEQIAVLDPDVILDVKSSGDPERYQRLSEIAPTVAIPEGGEAYLTPMEDQVGMIAAALGRSEAGDELLAEVDDAFAAARDEHPEFAGKTAVIGSYWAEGFGAYVSTSSRGEFMQGLGFETKPEIDDAAGEEFSANLGTENVDLLDADLTVIQPIGFTAADVEALPIFQTVPSVADGRYVVFDDKDLSNAFSLGTPTAVIYAIDNVTPLFADALGGS encoded by the coding sequence ATGCACCGCACCACCCTGCGCCGCGCGCTCGCGGCGACGTCCGCGCTCGCCGTCCTCACGCTCGCCGCGTGCTCGTCCGGGGACGGCTCGGGCGACGCCGCGCCGTCGGGCAGCGCGAGCGCCGACGGCGCCGCGGACGCCTTCCCCGTGACGATCCCCACCGCGTTCGGGGACGTCGAGATCCCCGAGGCGCCGGAGCGCGTCGTCGCCCTGGGCTGGGGCGACGCCGAGACCGCGCTCGCGCTCGGCGTCCAGCCCGTCGGGGCGAGCGACTGGCTCGCGTTCGGCGGCGACGGCGTCGGCCCCTGGCTCGACGGCGCGTACGACGAGTCGCCCGAGATCATCGGGACGCTCGAACCCTCGTACGAGCAGATCGCCGTGCTCGACCCCGACGTCATCCTCGACGTGAAGTCGTCCGGCGACCCCGAGCGGTACCAGCGGCTCTCCGAGATCGCCCCGACCGTCGCGATCCCCGAGGGCGGCGAGGCCTATCTCACGCCCATGGAGGACCAGGTCGGGATGATCGCCGCCGCGCTCGGGCGCAGCGAGGCTGGCGACGAGCTGCTCGCCGAGGTCGACGACGCGTTCGCCGCCGCGCGCGACGAGCACCCCGAGTTCGCGGGCAAGACCGCCGTCATCGGGTCGTACTGGGCCGAGGGCTTCGGTGCGTACGTCTCGACGTCCAGCCGCGGCGAGTTCATGCAGGGACTCGGTTTCGAGACGAAGCCCGAGATCGACGACGCCGCCGGCGAGGAGTTCTCCGCGAACCTCGGCACCGAGAACGTCGACCTGCTCGACGCCGACCTCACCGTCATCCAGCCCATCGGCTTCACCGCCGCGGACGTCGAGGCGCTCCCGATCTTCCAGACCGTGCCGTCCGTCGCCGACGGTCGGTACGTCGTGTTCGACGACAAGGACCTCTCCAACGCCTTCTCGCTCGGCACGCCCACGGCCGTGATCTACGCGATCGACAACGTCACGCCGCTGTTCGCGGACGCGCTCGGCGGGTCGTGA
- a CDS encoding polyphosphate polymerase domain-containing protein, whose product MSPRTVTADDRVRAVLYPLDGVGLDKLVDAAALLTRVDRKYVLPVDDALTVLAALAPTTGARVLEIDGARSAAYESVYFDTPDLASFRLTATRRRRRFKVRTRTYLDSGASFLEVKTRAARGTTLKQRVAHDGCPTALGADRTFVGRTLAAEGIEGVPEHALAPGLVSRYRRTTLLLPRADGAARATVDTGLTWELDQPGAHAPLTWTVPHLVVVETKGGSTPSDLDRLLWRHGHRPERISKYGTGLALLRPDLPDGPWRRVIRRHLSPSPDATAPAGTTTPPARTPGHDDRSL is encoded by the coding sequence GTGAGCCCCCGGACCGTGACGGCCGACGACCGCGTCCGCGCCGTCCTCTACCCGCTCGACGGCGTCGGCCTGGACAAGCTCGTGGACGCGGCCGCGCTGCTCACCCGGGTCGACCGCAAGTACGTCCTGCCGGTCGATGACGCACTCACTGTCCTCGCTGCCCTCGCCCCGACGACCGGTGCGCGGGTCCTCGAGATCGACGGCGCGCGCAGCGCGGCGTACGAGTCGGTGTACTTCGACACCCCCGACCTCGCGTCGTTCCGCCTCACCGCGACGCGGCGCCGCCGGCGGTTCAAGGTCCGCACGCGGACCTACCTGGACTCGGGCGCGAGCTTCCTCGAGGTCAAGACCCGGGCGGCGCGCGGCACGACGCTCAAGCAGCGCGTCGCGCACGACGGGTGCCCGACGGCGCTCGGCGCCGACCGCACGTTCGTGGGCCGCACGCTCGCGGCCGAGGGCATCGAGGGCGTGCCGGAGCACGCGCTCGCGCCCGGCCTCGTGTCGCGGTACCGCCGCACGACGCTCCTGCTCCCCCGGGCCGACGGCGCCGCGCGCGCCACCGTCGACACGGGCCTCACGTGGGAGCTCGACCAGCCGGGCGCGCACGCGCCGCTCACGTGGACCGTCCCGCACCTGGTGGTCGTCGAGACCAAGGGCGGCTCCACGCCGTCCGACCTCGACCGCCTGCTGTGGCGGCACGGCCACCGGCCCGAGCGGATCTCCAAGTACGGCACCGGTCTGGCGCTCCTGCGCCCCGACCTTCCCGACGGCCCGTGGCGCCGCGTGATCCGCCGCCACCTCTCCCCCTCCCCCGACGCGACCGCGCCCGCGGGGACCACGACCCCTCCCGCCCGCACCCCCGGGCACGACGACAGGAGCCTCTGA
- a CDS encoding IS110 family transposase — protein sequence MTIVAHAHPFVVGVDTHARNHVLAILTGTGEVIDTREFPTTSAGLARAIAWVARRTGGDLAVLWVIEGVASYGAGLTGAVERAGYEVVEAARMDARAHHGIGKSDPLDAARIGAAVLALDTDQLRRPRRGDGIRAALRVLVTARDHMTGERTATINALTALARVVDLGPDARKPLTRTQIAAVARWRPREEDLATATARTEAVRLAKRVNELDEQIAANQARLTELVQASQAAPLLTKIGIGPVTAAIALTAWSHPGRVRSEAAFAALAGVNPIPASSGNTIRHRLNRGGDRRLNKALHIAVLTRMTHDPETRAYIERRRAQGRTTREIRRCLKRYLARQIYRTLNTTEPATTPA from the coding sequence ATGACCATCGTCGCGCATGCGCACCCGTTCGTCGTGGGTGTGGACACCCATGCCCGCAACCACGTCCTAGCGATCCTGACCGGCACTGGTGAGGTCATCGATACCCGAGAGTTCCCGACCACGAGCGCGGGCCTGGCCCGGGCGATCGCGTGGGTCGCGCGCCGCACCGGTGGTGATCTCGCCGTGTTGTGGGTGATCGAGGGCGTCGCGTCCTATGGTGCGGGCCTGACCGGCGCCGTCGAACGGGCGGGCTACGAGGTCGTCGAGGCCGCGCGGATGGACGCGCGCGCCCACCACGGGATCGGCAAGTCCGACCCGTTGGACGCTGCCCGCATCGGTGCCGCCGTCCTGGCGCTGGATACCGACCAGCTGCGCCGTCCTCGCCGGGGCGACGGCATCCGAGCCGCCCTACGCGTCCTGGTCACCGCCCGCGACCACATGACAGGCGAACGCACCGCCACCATCAACGCACTGACCGCCCTGGCCCGCGTGGTCGACCTCGGCCCCGACGCCCGCAAGCCACTGACCCGCACCCAGATCGCCGCAGTCGCGCGCTGGCGCCCGCGCGAGGAAGACCTCGCCACCGCGACCGCACGCACCGAAGCCGTCCGCCTGGCCAAGCGCGTGAACGAGCTCGACGAACAGATCGCCGCCAACCAGGCCCGCTTGACCGAGCTCGTCCAAGCCAGCCAGGCCGCACCGCTGCTGACCAAGATCGGCATCGGCCCCGTCACCGCCGCGATCGCCCTGACCGCCTGGTCCCACCCCGGCCGGGTCCGCTCCGAAGCAGCCTTCGCCGCCCTGGCCGGGGTGAACCCCATCCCCGCGTCCTCGGGCAACACCATCCGTCACCGACTCAACCGCGGCGGCGACCGCCGCCTGAACAAAGCCCTGCACATCGCCGTCCTGACCCGCATGACCCACGACCCCGAAACCCGCGCCTACATCGAACGACGACGAGCCCAAGGACGCACCACCCGAGAGATCCGACGCTGCCTCAAGCGCTATCTCGCCCGCCAGATCTACAGGACCCTCAACACCACCGAACCCGCCACCACCCCAGCTTGA
- a CDS encoding DUF4956 domain-containing protein yields MSQPVLYLVDLVAVTVLAFGLYFPRHRRRDLVVAYLGVNVGVLAVAATLATSNVGAGLGLGLFGVLSIIRLRSTELSQTEVAYYFAALALGLLGGLGATTGWLSLAGTALVVGVMAVVDHPRVLRRAHSQNVVVDRALTDRAELTRHLEELLGAEVRGVSVQRLDLVNDTTWVDVRYTEPRTGRRATPAPAPAAAAPLPVPDGALRASHEAAPFAPVAPAIAPTPPSPAAATTPGPAARPERTEARA; encoded by the coding sequence GTGTCCCAGCCCGTCCTGTACCTCGTCGACCTCGTCGCGGTCACCGTCCTCGCGTTCGGCCTCTACTTCCCGCGTCACCGGCGACGCGACCTCGTGGTCGCGTACCTCGGCGTCAACGTGGGGGTGCTCGCGGTCGCGGCGACGCTCGCGACGAGCAACGTGGGCGCCGGGCTGGGGCTCGGGCTCTTCGGGGTCCTGTCGATCATCCGGCTCCGCTCGACCGAGCTGTCCCAGACCGAGGTCGCCTACTACTTCGCTGCTCTCGCGCTGGGCCTCCTCGGCGGCCTCGGCGCGACGACCGGCTGGCTGTCCCTCGCGGGCACGGCGCTCGTCGTCGGCGTGATGGCCGTCGTCGACCACCCGCGGGTCCTGCGCCGTGCGCACAGCCAGAACGTCGTCGTCGACCGCGCCCTCACCGACCGCGCCGAGCTCACCCGCCACCTGGAGGAGCTGCTCGGCGCGGAGGTCCGTGGCGTGAGCGTGCAGCGCCTCGACCTCGTCAACGACACCACCTGGGTGGACGTCCGCTACACCGAGCCGCGCACCGGCCGTCGTGCCACGCCGGCTCCTGCCCCGGCGGCCGCCGCGCCCCTCCCCGTGCCCGACGGCGCACTCCGAGCCTCGCACGAGGCGGCGCCCTTCGCGCCGGTCGCCCCGGCGATCGCGCCGACGCCGCCGAGCCCGGCAGCGGCCACGACGCCCGGCCCGGCAGCCCGGCCCGAGCGGACCGAGGCGCGCGCGTGA